From a single Chiloscyllium punctatum isolate Juve2018m chromosome 29, sChiPun1.3, whole genome shotgun sequence genomic region:
- the LOC140454338 gene encoding beta-1,3-galactosyl-O-glycosyl-glycoprotein beta-1,6-N-acetylglucosaminyltransferase 3-like, with the protein MIIHQSIEMFERLLRSIDTPQNIYCIHVDRKSPSQFHAAVRAIASCILNVFVAAKLEWVTYAGWSRVQADLNCMKELLESPVPWRYFINVCGQDFPLKTNREIVRSLRALNGFNVIESDPAPGFKKKRWQYHHDTLDQVVLTAQLKDQPNISPSIFVGSAYFMASREFVGYVFDSAKIQAFLKWSEDTYSPDEHVWVTLHRMPNVPGSIPYTQSATRTLGRAVKWSFEAGDVARGALYPPCTGRYRHLVCVYGAGDLHWVVCQRCFFANKFDPNMDNTAVQCMEEYLRNRTLGKTGAGLEVGTE; encoded by the exons ATGATCATCCACCAGAGCATTGAGATGTTCGAGAGGCTTCTACGGAGCATTGACACCCCACAGAATATCTACTGTATCCACGTGGACCGCAAATCCCCGAGTCAATTTCATGCGGCCGTTCGGGCCATCGCGTCGTGTATCCTCAATGTCTTTGTAGCAGCCAAGCTGGAGTGGGTCACCTATGCTGGCTGGAGCAGAGTTCAGGCAGATCTCAACTGCATGAAGGAGCTGCTGGAGAGCCCTGTCCCCTGGAGGTACTTCATCAACGTGTGTGGCCAAGACTTCCCCCTGAAGACCAACCGGGAGATAGTCCGCAGCCTCAGAGCTCTGAACGGCTTCAACGTGATTGAGTCGGATCCTGCACCAGGGTTCAAAAAG AAACGTTGGCAATACCACCACGATACCCTCGACCAAGTCGTCTTGACGGCGCAACTCAAAGACCAGCCAAACATCAGCCCCTCCATCTTCGTGGGCAGTGCCTACTTCATGGCCTCCAGAGAGTTTGTCGGCTATGTGTTTGACAGTGCCAAGATCCAGGCCTTCCTCAAGTGGTCGGAGGACACCTACAGCCCGGACGAGCATGTGTGGGTTACCCTGCACAGAATGCCCAATGTACCAGGCTCCATCCCGTACACCCAATCAGCCACCAGGACACTTGGCCGGGCAGTAAAGTGGTCCTTTGAGGCTGGTGACGTTGCGAGGGGTGCCCTATACCCTCCCTGCACGGGAAGGTATCGCCACTTGGTTTGTGTGTATGGGGCAGGAGATCTACATTGGGTGGTCTGTCAGAGATGTTTCTTTGCAAATAAGTTTGACCCCAACATGGACAACACGGCAGTACAGTGCATGGAGGAATATCTCCGAAACAGGACACTTGGTAAAACTGGGGCTGGGTTAGAGGTTGGGACAGAGTAA